From a region of the Branchiostoma floridae strain S238N-H82 chromosome 13, Bfl_VNyyK, whole genome shotgun sequence genome:
- the LOC118428557 gene encoding lactase-phlorizin hydrolase-like — protein sequence MPKTREMLFVGFFLLAAAVAHSEICTDLPEDISAEAREYSQHVQGISKRQPSSYPKEPFISGTVPPGFLWGTSTAAYQVEGGWNTDGKGESIWDHYAHRSGRTPWGDTATDSYHKYATDVQLGADMGMTAYRFSISWPRLLPDGTLAGGVNQAGVDYYNKLIDELIAHKMEPLVTMYHWDLPQALQTKYGGWTNESMVDYFNDYATLCYQKFGDRVKRWATFNEPWSFIVPGYGLGVSPPQMLFGMRRRQYEVAHVVIKAHARAWHTYNDTFRAQQGGEVGIVLGAPWGQPRNTSDPRDVQAADNFEQFFLGWFANPIYGNGDYPDAMKQMINGDGTEKPRLPVFTEAEKAYVRGAADFAGLNMYSAYLIYASNHTLPLDFISAVIPDLKGAKDTEDPTWPHGSSSSTVLSYVVPWNIREQLRYFSEKYSHKVPFYITETGISEKEQFPPNMNDTWRQCYYMLYVDEAIRAIKLDGRDVRGFFAWTLMDNIEWGSGHSVRLGLHYTNFSDPNLTRTPRVSAKLYGDIARSGGFPEGAAHSKHTQEWWDWCHTMEPYKGTGTGAGWYPGMH from the exons ATGCCGAAGACCAGAGAGATGCTGTTCGTGGGATTCTTTTTACTGGCAGCTGCTGTGGCTCACTCTGAGATATGCACAGACTTG CCTGAAGATATCTCCGCCGAAGCCAGAGAATACTCCCAGCATGTTCAAGGCATCTCCAAAC GCCAGCCCTCATCCTACCCCAAAGAACCCTTCATATCCGGAACCGTCCCACCCGGGTTTCTGTGGGGCACGTCCACCGCCGCCTACCAGGTCGAGGGCGGGTGGAACACCGACGGGAAGGGCGAGTCGATCTGGGACCACTACGCACACCGGTCCGGCAGAACTCCGTGGGGAGACACTGCGACCGACAGCTATCACAAG TATGCGACCGATGTCCAGCTCGGAGCCGACATGGGCATGACGGCGTACCGGTTCTCCATATCCTGGCCCCGCCTTCTCCCTGACGGCACCCTGGCAGGAGGCGTCAACCAGGCGGGTGTGGACTACTACAACAAGCTCATCGACGAGCTGATAGCTCACAAGATGGAGCCTTTGGTCACGATGTACCACTGGGATCTACCACAGGCTCTTCAG ACTAAGTACGGTGGATGGACTAATGAGAGCATGGTGGATTATTTCAACGACTACGCCACGCTGTGCTACCAGAAGTTCGGCGACAGAGTCAAGAGGTGGGCCACCTTTAACGAGCCATGGTCCTTCATCGTGCCGGGGTATGGGCTGGGCGTGTCCCCGCCGCAAATGCTCTTCGGCATGAGAAGACGTCAGTACGAAGTAGCGCATGTCGTCATCAAG GCCCATGCTCGAGCCTGGCACACTTACAACGACACCTTCCGAGCTCAGCAGGGCGGGGAGGTCGGGATCGTCCTCGGGGCTCCGTGGGGCCAGCCCCGGAACACGTCCGACCCGCGGGACGTCCAGGCGGCCGACAACTTCGAGCAGTTCTTCCTGGGCTGGTTTGCCAACCCGATCTATGGCAACGGCGACTACCCTGACGCCATGAAACAGATGATCAATGGAGACGGCACCGAGAAA CCCCGTCTCCCGGTGTTCACGGAGGCGGAGAAAGCGTACGTGCGCGGTGCGGCTGACTTCGCGGGCCTGAACATGTACTCCGCCTACCTGATCTACGCCTCCAACCACACCTTACCGCTGGACTTCATCTCAGCCGTCATCCCCGACCTGAAAGGAGCCAAGGACACAGAGGACCCCACCTGGCCGCACG GATCATCGTCTAGCACCGTACTGTCCTACGTGGTCCCATGGAACATCCGCGAGCAGCTCCGCTACTTCTCGGAGAAATACTCCCACAAAGTCCCGTTCTACATCACGGAGACCGGCATCTCGGAGAAGGAGCAGTTCCCACCGAACATGAACGACACCTGGCGACAGTGCTACTACATGCTGTATGTTGACGAAGCCATCCGAG CTATTAAGCTGGACGGCCGTGATGTCCGTGGGTTCTTCGCGTGGACACTGATGGACAACATCGAGTGGGGTTCTGGACACTCGGTCCGTCTGGGGCTACACTATACCAACTTCTCGGACCCGAACCTCACCCGAACCCCGAGGGTTTCCGCTAAGCTGTACGGAGACATCGCGCGGTCCGGTGGTTTTCCCGAAGGCGCGGCGCACAGTAAACACACGCAGGAATGGTGGGACTGGTGCCACACCATGGAGCCGTACAAAGGAACAGGAACAGGAGCTGGGTGGTACCCAGGCATgcattag